The following are from one region of the Prevotella communis genome:
- a CDS encoding RagB/SusD family nutrient uptake outer membrane protein, whose translation MKKIFSVMLASVAMVSCVDTVILPDNKTVDDDFWQKKSEVDAVVSTAYAQLRDETAIRNMIVWGDFRSDELNMTTGLPTGAAYRTALQQIYSLNIETENAFTSWYPFYSAINYCNLVLEKAENVIAVDPDYTRGDYEANKAQALALRAFCYFYLTKVFHDIPVTPGAYMNSSADLNAPQATPDSVLTMCIRDLEEASKNAIPGNTYGDWRDKGYLNKDGINAVLADIYLWRASVNRDAADYQKCVDYCDAIIKAKKQAYEESGQRRRWGEDDVEKDYYLSDYDDMYSDLFGQNGQNADESIFELQFRNSNATNKGLDQMYYRYNNASSNSYGYLKAAPLYGTVKSDGSGIWFNSVDQRLYEYLYDATSSSVEQFGVRKFVATVSAGVNNAADSHRETRANVMQNWILYRLTDVMLMKAEALVQLYEFEKQAALADSRAADETYNQAAFDICKFVNDRALSDANKSSYAMKYSTYKDKMESLVLAERARELCFEGKRWFDLMRYNYRHMTTKADLTKKLSDKDYAVVPNSSEFFELALRKYAVPSAMKAKMRDERYLYMPINQDEVELNTNLQQNPVYKSAAKY comes from the coding sequence ATGAAAAAGATATTTTCTGTTATGCTGGCAAGTGTTGCGATGGTCTCTTGTGTTGACACAGTTATCCTGCCCGACAATAAGACTGTCGATGATGACTTCTGGCAGAAGAAGAGCGAGGTGGATGCCGTGGTGTCAACTGCCTATGCACAGTTGCGCGACGAGACTGCTATACGCAATATGATTGTTTGGGGCGACTTCCGCTCTGACGAATTGAATATGACAACCGGACTGCCTACTGGTGCTGCCTATCGTACAGCCCTGCAGCAGATTTATTCTCTCAATATCGAGACCGAGAATGCATTTACCTCTTGGTATCCTTTCTACTCGGCAATTAACTATTGTAACTTGGTGTTGGAAAAGGCTGAGAACGTGATTGCCGTTGACCCTGACTATACTCGTGGTGACTATGAGGCCAACAAGGCCCAGGCATTGGCGTTGAGAGCTTTCTGTTACTTCTATCTGACAAAGGTGTTCCACGATATTCCCGTGACACCGGGTGCTTATATGAACAGCAGTGCCGACCTCAATGCTCCTCAGGCTACGCCCGACTCTGTGCTCACAATGTGTATCCGCGATTTGGAGGAGGCTTCAAAGAATGCTATTCCTGGTAATACCTATGGCGACTGGCGCGATAAGGGCTACCTGAACAAGGATGGTATCAATGCTGTGCTGGCTGATATCTACCTGTGGCGTGCTTCTGTGAACCGCGATGCTGCCGACTATCAGAAGTGTGTGGACTATTGCGATGCCATTATCAAGGCTAAGAAGCAGGCTTACGAGGAGAGTGGACAGCGTCGTCGCTGGGGCGAGGATGATGTAGAGAAGGACTATTACCTGTCTGATTATGATGACATGTATAGCGACCTCTTCGGTCAGAATGGTCAGAATGCTGACGAGAGCATCTTTGAACTGCAGTTCCGCAATTCAAATGCTACCAACAAGGGACTGGACCAGATGTATTACCGTTACAACAATGCCAGCAGCAACAGCTATGGCTACCTGAAGGCAGCACCCCTCTACGGTACGGTGAAGTCCGACGGTTCTGGCATTTGGTTCAATAGTGTGGACCAGCGTCTCTACGAGTATCTTTACGATGCCACCAGCTCAAGTGTTGAGCAGTTTGGCGTACGTAAGTTCGTTGCTACCGTCTCTGCCGGTGTGAACAATGCTGCCGACAGTCATCGCGAGACACGTGCCAACGTGATGCAGAACTGGATTCTGTATCGTCTTACAGACGTGATGCTGATGAAGGCCGAGGCCCTTGTTCAGCTCTATGAGTTTGAGAAGCAGGCAGCACTGGCTGACAGCCGAGCAGCCGATGAGACATACAATCAGGCTGCCTTCGATATCTGTAAGTTTGTGAACGACCGTGCGCTGTCGGATGCCAACAAGTCGTCATACGCTATGAAGTATAGCACTTATAAGGATAAGATGGAGTCGTTGGTACTGGCTGAGCGTGCACGTGAACTGTGCTTTGAGGGTAAGCGTTGGTTTGACCTGATGCGTTATAACTATCGCCACATGACAACCAAGGCTGATCTGACAAAGAAACTGTCTGACAAGGACTATGCGGTGGTGCCAAATAGTTCGGAATTCTTTGAACTGGCCCTGCGCAAGTATGCTGTTCCTTCTGCTATGAAGGCAAAGATGCGTGATGAGCGCTATCTCTATATGCCTATCAATCAGGACGAGGTAGAGTTGAACACCAACCTTCAGCAGAACCCTGTCTACAAATCAGCTGCGAAATATTAG
- a CDS encoding SusC/RagA family TonB-linked outer membrane protein: MSKSKFLLTILFTFIAQVMMAQSRVISGTVEDAMGPIMMANVVERDGNNRIISATQTDMMGNFSMEIKNPKNKLVVSYVGSKTKILPIGNQKTFKIKLEDDKTVLGEVKVVGRRTNAGGLNIDKREVSVSQQTMNMAEVEGMAFTSADEALQGEIAGLDIVTNSGNLGAGTSMRLRGVSTLSGSAEPLIVVDDKIFEYDAADFDPENMDEEKFSSMLAVSVDDIASITVLKDAAATAIWGSQGANGVIQITTKRGARGKPKVTLGYKFTGTWMPAGYDLLNGDNYTMMLKEEFYNPTQSSSATSTINEINYVPAESWAEANNWNKNTDWVSAIKQFGEQHEANFNISGGGQKATFRISASYNHQTGTVIKQKMDRLTTRLVLDYNVSDRIRFSTNFALTYTDNLKNYTYGSSKSSGSHNNLLAMALAMAPNASIYRYDRYNNNTGEYFLMNPTVTGMTPDDGNYTSTQLADVVAIGNPVAYANSSWQKEQTYSIVPDFNLKYELLGTGTGQHRLTFDGRVYFDIYAYSKPTYMPGSLSNGSYTDTNYNYLTNTETNQFKMGSRVTLTYTPAFKNEDFYLTMFARYEAGTQKNTYQYIAQSSIPNGMESATIDARLNDMNNQPSATKSAWQDFVYNAHFSYKSRYSVGFSLRGDGNSKFGPKNPWFYSPSVSLRYNLSEEPFFTPLKKYVSMFGIRGSWGITGSSSVSVDNYFNQYTSRAGRYGTSYFTTMSGMKLDDLRPQKKIGTNIGLNIGFLDDKFEVDLNFYKEKTKDLIMKGIPIPTSAAWNTSTTLSYGNVGEMENRGWEMSVSANKIITYKKFSLSASFNMAQNINKLLEMDQRVLDNLNSQPSYSKRGSASILNRVVVGDPLCSIYGFNSKGVFQYSYDYLQNYNTKQQQLQTQAAARGESYDWNYEAWINQQLAEGKTFPVATDENGKVIMTNTGVPKRLTYYYGDTEYEFKGGDAIYEDVNHDGNINELDIKYLGNSLPKMQGGFSLTLQYGNWKLVSRFNYRWGNKIINTARMGLESMYGTQNQCSSVTYRWRKDGDVTPIPRALYGTGYNYQVSSRFVESGSFLRLNNLQLSYSVPKSAIKKFGLNNLSAYVTMNNLFCWTKYSGIDPEIGAGTYSPASDGATTPRSKSITASLNFGF, translated from the coding sequence ATGTCAAAGTCAAAATTCCTATTGACAATCCTGTTTACCTTCATCGCTCAGGTGATGATGGCACAGAGTAGAGTCATATCAGGTACGGTGGAAGATGCCATGGGTCCTATTATGATGGCCAACGTGGTGGAACGCGACGGTAACAACCGTATTATCAGCGCCACGCAGACTGATATGATGGGTAATTTCTCAATGGAGATTAAGAACCCGAAGAATAAGCTCGTCGTTTCCTATGTAGGTAGTAAGACGAAGATTCTCCCTATTGGTAACCAGAAGACCTTCAAGATTAAGTTGGAGGACGATAAGACCGTGCTCGGCGAGGTGAAGGTTGTTGGACGCCGCACCAACGCTGGAGGTCTGAATATCGATAAGCGCGAAGTCTCTGTATCACAGCAGACCATGAATATGGCTGAGGTGGAAGGTATGGCCTTTACCTCTGCCGATGAGGCCCTGCAGGGTGAGATCGCCGGTCTGGATATCGTTACCAACTCTGGTAACCTGGGTGCCGGTACTTCTATGCGTCTGCGTGGTGTCTCTACGCTGAGTGGTAGTGCAGAACCTCTGATTGTTGTCGATGACAAGATCTTTGAGTACGATGCCGCTGACTTCGACCCCGAGAATATGGACGAGGAGAAGTTCTCTTCTATGTTGGCTGTCAGCGTGGACGATATTGCCAGCATTACCGTATTGAAGGATGCTGCTGCTACGGCTATCTGGGGTTCTCAGGGTGCTAATGGTGTTATCCAGATTACCACCAAGCGTGGTGCTCGCGGTAAACCTAAAGTGACACTGGGCTATAAGTTCACTGGCACTTGGATGCCTGCCGGCTACGACCTGCTGAATGGTGACAACTACACCATGATGCTGAAGGAGGAGTTCTATAATCCCACCCAGAGTTCATCGGCTACTTCTACTATCAACGAAATCAACTACGTGCCTGCTGAGTCTTGGGCCGAGGCAAACAACTGGAACAAGAACACCGACTGGGTGAGCGCTATCAAGCAGTTTGGTGAGCAGCACGAGGCTAACTTCAATATCTCTGGTGGTGGTCAGAAAGCTACTTTCCGTATCTCTGCCAGCTACAACCATCAGACGGGTACTGTTATCAAGCAGAAGATGGACCGTCTGACCACCCGTCTGGTGTTGGACTACAACGTGTCTGACCGTATCCGCTTCTCTACCAACTTTGCGTTGACCTATACAGACAACCTGAAGAACTATACTTATGGTAGTAGTAAGAGCAGTGGCTCGCACAACAACCTGCTGGCTATGGCTCTGGCTATGGCTCCTAACGCCAGCATCTATCGCTACGACCGTTATAACAACAACACGGGCGAGTATTTCCTGATGAACCCCACCGTGACAGGTATGACACCTGACGATGGTAACTACACTTCTACACAGTTGGCCGACGTCGTGGCTATCGGTAACCCTGTGGCTTATGCTAACAGCTCTTGGCAGAAGGAACAGACCTATAGCATTGTGCCCGACTTCAACCTGAAGTACGAACTGCTTGGAACAGGCACCGGACAGCACCGTCTGACTTTCGATGGTCGCGTGTACTTTGATATCTATGCCTATTCTAAGCCAACCTATATGCCTGGCAGCCTGTCAAACGGCAGTTATACGGATACCAACTATAACTACCTGACCAATACAGAGACTAACCAGTTCAAGATGGGTTCTCGTGTCACCCTGACCTATACGCCTGCATTCAAGAACGAGGATTTCTACCTGACGATGTTTGCACGCTATGAGGCTGGTACACAGAAGAATACCTATCAGTATATTGCGCAGAGCTCTATTCCCAACGGTATGGAGTCTGCTACGATTGATGCACGTCTGAACGACATGAACAACCAGCCCAGCGCTACGAAGTCGGCATGGCAGGACTTTGTCTATAATGCCCACTTCTCTTACAAGTCACGCTATAGCGTAGGCTTCTCACTGCGTGGTGATGGCAACTCTAAGTTCGGTCCAAAGAACCCCTGGTTCTATTCTCCTTCTGTCTCGCTGCGTTACAACCTCAGTGAGGAACCATTCTTCACTCCTCTGAAGAAATATGTGTCTATGTTTGGTATCCGCGGCTCATGGGGTATCACTGGTAGCTCAAGCGTTTCTGTGGACAACTACTTCAACCAGTACACCTCTCGTGCCGGACGTTATGGCACCAGCTACTTCACCACCATGAGTGGCATGAAGCTCGATGACCTGCGTCCTCAGAAGAAGATTGGTACAAACATTGGTCTTAACATCGGTTTCCTGGATGATAAGTTCGAGGTGGACCTGAACTTCTACAAGGAGAAGACCAAGGACCTGATTATGAAGGGTATCCCCATTCCTACATCAGCTGCATGGAACACCTCTACAACACTCTCTTACGGTAACGTGGGTGAGATGGAGAACAGAGGTTGGGAAATGTCTGTTTCTGCCAATAAGATTATCACGTACAAGAAGTTCTCGCTCTCTGCCAGCTTCAACATGGCTCAGAACATCAACAAGTTGCTGGAGATGGATCAGCGCGTGCTGGATAACCTGAACTCTCAGCCCAGCTACAGTAAGCGTGGTTCTGCTTCAATCCTGAACCGTGTTGTGGTGGGCGATCCTCTCTGTTCTATCTATGGATTCAACAGCAAGGGTGTGTTCCAGTATTCTTACGACTACCTGCAGAACTATAACACCAAGCAGCAGCAGTTGCAGACTCAGGCCGCAGCGCGTGGCGAGTCTTACGACTGGAACTACGAGGCATGGATCAACCAGCAGTTGGCTGAAGGCAAGACCTTCCCTGTAGCTACCGACGAAAACGGTAAGGTTATCATGACCAATACTGGTGTGCCCAAGCGTCTTACCTATTATTATGGTGATACGGAATATGAGTTCAAGGGTGGTGATGCCATCTATGAGGATGTGAACCACGATGGTAATATCAACGAACTTGATATCAAGTATCTGGGTAACTCACTGCCTAAGATGCAGGGTGGTTTCAGTCTGACACTGCAGTATGGCAACTGGAAACTTGTGTCACGTTTCAACTACCGTTGGGGCAACAAGATTATCAACACCGCACGTATGGGACTGGAGAGCATGTATGGCACTCAGAACCAGTGCTCTTCTGTGACCTACCGTTGGCGTAAGGATGGTGACGTGACACCTATCCCACGTGCCCTCTATGGTACAGGTTACAACTACCAGGTGAGCTCACGCTTCGTAGAGAGCGGTTCGTTCCTGCGTCTGAACAATTTGCAGTTGTCTTACAGCGTGCCTAAGAGTGCTATCAAGAAATTTGGTTTGAATAATCTCTCGGCCTACGTGACTATGAACAACCTCTTCTGCTGGACAAAGTATAGTGGTATTGATCCGGAAATTGGTGCCGGTACCTATTCACCAGCATCTGACGGTGCTACTACACCAAGGTCTAAGTCTATCACTGCCAGCTTGAACTTTGGTTTCTAA
- a CDS encoding fasciclin domain-containing protein, whose translation MKKLFLYASLMCLGLGSCSKDFLVPEGELPSWLGESIYKELQQPKELQGTFKTYCKLIDDLGYADVLSRTGSKTIFPANDEAFAKFFEGGNNKFGVSSYEELTHAQKAELLFSTMLDNAILVGTLSNSQNSAGNMLQGQLVKHGTNMRLTYAVAPFKAEQMPANNKYFSRFQTADRNSMLAVFDNTVAPMVHLTGEYMLNNNMTIAGNESDFEVLTGHAYNEGDAYIFNHKVIKGDVVCQNGYIHQLDEVLVNPGNMAEVLRAGDDTKYISRMLDYYSFPDADMTLTEQYNSESNAATQDTVFAIRYLSKNSQRAKLAQPVRGMTVADNQLLNFDPGWNNYNPTLKGGSSDDNAEIAAFLAPDDKAVEEYFLKEAAYILKNLGVPSLEISAANLNAHLDAVYNNDPSIFASVLNNVMKPYLTKTVPSSFSTVQNDAFEFLDVTKDDINKKSNGNYDVTIANNGVIYKMGKLFGPKLYNSVLGPASVYKDMRTMGEMLNDHQTTAGTPSKLGADMYYYLLSMKARYGLFVPTDNETQFIVIDPTSVKDDDGLKGLRFRFDPQADGSFHVLVKKYIYQSGPYNELSSYVETAGAQDINIESGIFNSQIKDMLDYCTIVLADSTETGKGKAQYGLYGNKYYKTKHGGAVIVSGNKVAGGLQQKDASQWSTITETFDANSADAKIENGTVYRLNYPLQPTITSVMQTLSRSEFYDEDADYDAAAPEYDHFLNFCLQFNNEDLYTFAGIVSDSDKDAQKKTKMKAYRVIDDNDNWGMLSAYNYTVYAPTYEAMVKAQKDMGLPKWKDVLAIVNDWESVKDQYGFASQEAAAAYVKAQLDKMSRFVRYHTQNSSLFADRYFKNYDPNTGLTTPEPSFSTFCSNALGIAQTLIVTGGGDKLNVKDASGKVVTVNASSNLANLIARDITTVEKTNATYGKYKAIETSSFVTVHGIGTPLCYNSNGKY comes from the coding sequence ATGAAAAAACTCTTTTTATACGCATCCCTTATGTGCTTAGGCCTAGGGTCCTGCTCAAAGGACTTCTTGGTACCTGAGGGAGAATTGCCATCATGGCTTGGCGAGAGTATCTACAAAGAGCTTCAGCAGCCCAAGGAACTGCAGGGTACGTTTAAGACGTATTGCAAACTGATTGATGATCTGGGTTATGCCGATGTGCTGAGTAGAACGGGTAGTAAGACTATCTTCCCTGCCAATGATGAAGCGTTCGCCAAATTCTTTGAAGGCGGTAACAACAAGTTTGGTGTCAGCAGCTACGAAGAGCTGACACATGCTCAGAAAGCTGAGTTGCTTTTCTCTACTATGCTCGACAATGCCATTCTGGTGGGTACACTTTCAAACAGCCAGAACAGCGCAGGCAATATGTTGCAGGGCCAGCTGGTGAAGCACGGCACCAACATGCGTCTGACTTATGCTGTGGCACCTTTCAAGGCCGAGCAGATGCCTGCAAACAACAAGTATTTTTCTCGTTTCCAGACGGCCGACCGCAATTCTATGCTTGCTGTATTCGACAATACCGTGGCTCCTATGGTGCACCTCACGGGCGAGTATATGCTGAACAACAATATGACCATCGCAGGCAACGAGAGCGACTTCGAGGTGCTTACTGGTCATGCGTATAACGAGGGTGATGCTTATATCTTCAACCACAAGGTGATCAAGGGCGACGTAGTCTGCCAAAACGGTTATATCCATCAGCTTGACGAGGTACTGGTGAATCCTGGTAACATGGCAGAGGTGCTGCGTGCCGGCGATGATACGAAGTACATCTCTCGTATGCTGGACTACTACAGCTTCCCCGATGCCGACATGACGCTGACGGAGCAGTACAACAGCGAATCAAACGCAGCCACACAGGACACCGTGTTTGCTATCCGCTATCTGAGTAAGAACTCTCAGCGTGCCAAGTTGGCCCAGCCCGTACGTGGTATGACGGTAGCCGACAACCAGTTGCTCAACTTCGACCCAGGTTGGAACAACTATAACCCCACGCTGAAAGGCGGCAGCAGCGACGATAATGCAGAGATTGCTGCCTTCCTGGCTCCTGACGACAAGGCCGTAGAGGAGTATTTCCTGAAGGAGGCTGCTTATATCCTGAAGAACTTGGGTGTGCCTTCACTCGAGATTTCTGCAGCCAACCTCAATGCGCACCTCGATGCTGTTTACAATAACGACCCTTCAATCTTTGCCAGCGTGCTGAACAATGTGATGAAACCTTATCTCACAAAGACAGTGCCCAGTTCGTTCTCTACTGTTCAGAACGATGCCTTCGAGTTTCTCGATGTGACAAAGGATGATATCAACAAGAAGAGCAACGGCAACTACGACGTGACGATTGCCAACAATGGCGTCATCTACAAGATGGGTAAGCTCTTCGGACCAAAGTTGTATAACTCTGTGCTCGGTCCTGCTTCTGTATATAAGGATATGCGCACGATGGGTGAGATGCTCAACGACCACCAGACTACTGCTGGTACACCTTCTAAACTGGGTGCCGATATGTACTACTATCTGCTCTCAATGAAGGCCCGCTATGGCCTGTTTGTTCCTACAGATAATGAGACACAGTTCATTGTTATCGACCCCACCTCTGTGAAGGACGACGACGGACTGAAGGGCTTGCGCTTCCGCTTCGACCCCCAGGCCGACGGTTCTTTCCACGTGCTGGTGAAGAAATATATCTATCAGAGTGGTCCCTACAACGAACTCAGCTCGTATGTTGAGACTGCCGGTGCACAGGATATCAATATCGAGAGTGGTATCTTCAACAGTCAGATTAAGGACATGCTGGACTACTGCACCATTGTGCTTGCCGACTCTACAGAGACTGGTAAGGGTAAGGCGCAGTATGGCCTCTATGGTAATAAGTATTATAAGACCAAGCATGGCGGTGCTGTCATCGTCAGCGGCAATAAGGTGGCAGGCGGACTGCAGCAGAAGGATGCTTCACAGTGGTCAACCATCACTGAGACCTTTGATGCCAACAGTGCTGATGCCAAGATTGAGAACGGTACTGTTTATCGTCTGAACTATCCGCTCCAGCCTACTATCACCAGCGTGATGCAGACCCTGTCGCGTTCCGAGTTCTACGACGAGGATGCCGACTATGACGCGGCTGCTCCTGAATACGACCACTTCCTGAACTTCTGTCTGCAGTTCAATAACGAAGACCTCTACACCTTTGCAGGTATCGTTAGCGACAGCGATAAGGATGCACAGAAAAAGACAAAGATGAAGGCTTACCGCGTCATCGATGACAACGATAACTGGGGTATGCTCAGTGCCTACAACTACACCGTTTATGCACCTACCTACGAGGCTATGGTGAAGGCACAGAAGGATATGGGTCTGCCCAAGTGGAAGGATGTGCTGGCTATCGTCAACGACTGGGAGAGCGTGAAGGACCAGTATGGCTTCGCTTCTCAGGAAGCTGCTGCTGCCTACGTGAAGGCTCAGTTGGATAAGATGTCACGCTTCGTGCGTTATCACACTCAGAATAGCTCGCTCTTTGCTGATCGCTATTTCAAGAATTACGATCCCAATACAGGACTCACCACGCCTGAGCCTTCGTTCTCTACCTTCTGCTCAAACGCTCTTGGTATCGCTCAGACACTGATCGTGACTGGTGGTGGCGACAAGCTCAATGTGAAGGATGCCTCTGGCAAGGTGGTGACTGTGAATGCCTCTTCAAACCTGGCTAACCTCATAGCACGTGATATCACGACAGTAGAGAAGACTAATGCTACGTATGGTAAGTACAAGGCTATCGAGACCTCTTCTTTTGTCACCGTTCACGGCATTGGTACACCTCTGTGCTATAACAGCAACGGGAAGTATTAA